Proteins from one Desulfonema limicola genomic window:
- a CDS encoding J domain-containing protein produces MDDFASQFKLIDKKSVKSFLELQDTPCYESVLLKKAFPEIRISNISPLILYQKHFLLFHLLYLLQNEYYKKGRYLFVHFMRTFLSEYPKPGLCRFYNEHSGRFCQAACISGFDYCDFHKKQTKEHTLEELSDKYFYLDKKNFYNLNEDTAEDFFNGTWEIMNHYKDYEKSIKILEITGTPDLASVKKKFRHLAKKYHPDTGSLSHEKFNEINGAYRLLTRLLIN; encoded by the coding sequence ATGGATGATTTTGCCAGCCAGTTCAAATTAATAGATAAAAAATCTGTTAAAAGTTTTTTAGAATTACAAGACACTCCATGTTATGAAAGTGTATTATTAAAAAAAGCATTTCCTGAAATAAGGATTTCCAATATCAGCCCTCTTATTTTATACCAAAAACATTTTTTATTATTTCATTTATTATATTTACTTCAAAATGAATATTATAAAAAAGGCAGGTATCTTTTTGTTCATTTTATGCGTACCTTTTTATCAGAATACCCAAAACCAGGTTTATGCAGATTTTATAATGAACATTCAGGCAGATTCTGTCAGGCAGCCTGCATATCAGGGTTTGATTATTGTGATTTTCATAAAAAACAAACAAAAGAACATACCTTAGAGGAATTATCAGATAAATATTTTTACCTGGATAAAAAAAATTTTTATAACCTTAATGAAGATACTGCCGAAGATTTTTTCAATGGAACATGGGAAATAATGAACCATTATAAAGACTATGAAAAAAGTATAAAAATACTTGAGATAACAGGAACACCTGATCTTGCCTCAGTTAAAAAAAAATTCAGACATCTTGCAAAAAAATATCACCCTGACACTGGTTCCCTGTCCCATGAAAAATTTAATGAGATCAATGGAGCATACCGTTTATTAACGAGGCTGCTTATAAACTAG
- a CDS encoding rubredoxin, with protein sequence MPKSMKKWECPCGYVYDPDSGDPENNIEPGTSFDDIPEDWVCPRCEAEKEFFEEIDD encoded by the coding sequence ATGCCAAAAAGTATGAAAAAATGGGAATGTCCATGCGGTTATGTTTATGACCCTGATTCAGGTGATCCTGAAAATAATATTGAACCAGGAACTTCTTTTGATGATATTCCTGAAGACTGGGTGTGTCCAAGATGTGAGGCTGAAAAAGAATTTTTCGAAGAGATTGATGATTAA
- the lgt gene encoding prolipoprotein diacylglyceryl transferase, with translation MYPILIKIGPFAIYTYGFFVAMGFLAGILLGKYEAGNLGQDPEKISDLCFYILISAIAGARLFYILTTPETFLNNPLEIFKIWNGGLVFYGGFIGALTAAFIYLNYHKMPLWQTIDILTPSLALGHFLGRLGCFFAGCCYGKSCDLPWAVTFTHPESLALKNIPLHPTQLYSSFANLIIFCFLWYFRKYKRFEGQLFWVYVLIYAVVRSIIEIFRGDFRGSFFMETMSTSQVIAGILCIIAVFMLFILGKQAQTKPETLSKTK, from the coding sequence ATGTATCCCATACTGATTAAAATAGGGCCTTTTGCTATTTATACCTATGGTTTTTTTGTTGCTATGGGTTTTTTGGCTGGTATCCTTCTTGGAAAATATGAAGCAGGAAACCTGGGGCAGGATCCTGAAAAAATTTCAGATCTGTGTTTTTATATCCTGATTTCAGCTATTGCAGGCGCGCGCCTGTTTTATATCCTGACAACACCTGAAACATTTTTAAATAATCCCCTGGAAATTTTTAAAATATGGAACGGAGGCCTGGTATTTTACGGCGGTTTCATAGGTGCATTAACAGCAGCTTTTATATATTTAAATTACCATAAAATGCCATTGTGGCAGACAATTGACATTTTAACCCCCTCCCTTGCACTGGGGCATTTCCTGGGCAGACTGGGCTGTTTTTTTGCAGGATGCTGTTATGGAAAATCATGTGATCTGCCCTGGGCTGTAACCTTTACCCATCCTGAAAGTCTTGCACTTAAAAATATACCCTTGCATCCCACACAATTATATTCATCTTTTGCAAATTTGATAATATTTTGTTTTTTATGGTATTTTAGAAAATATAAAAGATTTGAGGGCCAGCTTTTCTGGGTCTATGTTTTGATTTACGCTGTTGTTCGTTCTATTATTGAAATATTTCGAGGAGATTTCAGGGGCAGTTTTTTTATGGAAACCATGTCAACCTCCCAGGTCATAGCCGGTATTCTCTGTATTATTGCTGTATTTATGCTTTTTATACTTGGAAAACAGGCTCAAACCAAACCAGAAACCTTGTCAAAAACCAAATAA
- a CDS encoding response regulator, translating into MLILGLKEKVSEIFIEKSKGYIHGFTLANFLQAVEVEQKTITLRIRSKGRIGHLYLENGELIDAENDEGMEGEEAAIAILCWSNAEIELRGIHNRERTIDSSLMHILLEASKMKDEKDDGKDTDEEVLGEAIRLAEGHHFKKAQEIISKFLKENPRNYKGWLWYSRITINFKSIETALKNAATLEPKNPEIIEEIKKFKLAKEQLGTSQQVRRCPFCWFPLDVKSIQCPYCKSHLFIHPNFFSALGDADSKILISAIERYMKVISREKNINAHYFLSIAHLNLEHWEEALNLFHKTVKLAPDKEIFSEQLRALVNHMAMDATTSSFEQEIKPETRQADNASGKPEKKKILVVEDSSTTRKVISITLGQKGYDIIEAKDGLEALSRLNEEKPDLILLDIILPKMDGYKILSIIKSNAVFKDIPVIMLTSRDGFVHKVKGKLAGSAAYLTKPFDPKVLVETIGKHL; encoded by the coding sequence ATGCTTATATTGGGTTTAAAAGAAAAGGTTTCTGAAATATTTATTGAAAAATCAAAGGGATATATTCATGGTTTTACTCTTGCCAATTTTCTCCAGGCAGTAGAGGTTGAACAAAAGACCATTACCCTCAGGATCAGGTCCAAAGGCAGGATCGGCCATTTATATCTTGAAAATGGAGAGCTGATAGATGCTGAAAATGATGAAGGCATGGAAGGAGAAGAGGCTGCAATTGCAATTTTATGCTGGAGCAATGCTGAAATTGAACTAAGAGGCATACATAACAGGGAAAGAACCATTGATTCTTCACTCATGCACATACTGCTTGAAGCATCAAAGATGAAAGATGAAAAAGATGACGGCAAAGATACGGATGAGGAGGTGCTTGGAGAAGCAATCCGCCTTGCCGAGGGCCATCATTTTAAAAAAGCCCAGGAAATTATTTCAAAATTTCTTAAAGAAAATCCCCGTAATTATAAAGGCTGGCTCTGGTATTCCAGAATTACCATTAATTTTAAATCCATAGAAACAGCTTTAAAAAATGCAGCAACACTTGAACCTAAAAATCCTGAAATAATAGAGGAAATAAAAAAATTCAAGCTTGCCAAGGAGCAGCTGGGAACATCCCAGCAGGTTCGGAGGTGTCCTTTCTGCTGGTTTCCCTTAGATGTTAAATCCATTCAATGCCCTTATTGCAAATCCCATCTTTTTATACATCCAAACTTTTTTTCAGCTCTTGGAGATGCAGATTCAAAGATACTGATAAGTGCTATTGAACGTTATATGAAGGTAATCAGCCGGGAAAAAAATATCAATGCCCATTATTTTTTAAGTATTGCCCATTTGAATCTTGAACACTGGGAAGAAGCTCTTAACCTTTTTCATAAAACAGTTAAGCTTGCTCCTGACAAAGAAATTTTTTCAGAACAATTAAGGGCACTTGTCAATCATATGGCAATGGATGCCACTACATCTTCCTTTGAACAGGAAATCAAACCTGAAACCAGACAGGCAGATAATGCATCTGGAAAACCTGAAAAGAAAAAAATCCTGGTTGTAGAAGACAGTTCAACAACCAGGAAGGTTATTTCTATTACACTTGGTCAAAAAGGTTATGATATTATTGAAGCAAAAGACGGGCTTGAAGCCCTGAGCCGTCTTAACGAGGAAAAACCAGATTTGATACTTCTGGATATTATCCTGCCAAAGATGGACGGCTATAAGATTCTTTCAATAATAAAAAGCAATGCTGTATTTAAAGACATCCCTGTTATTATGCTCACAAGCAGGGATGGTTTTGTTCATAAAGTAAAGGGTAAGCTTGCAGGTTCAGCAGCTTATCTGACAAAACCCTTTGATCCAAAAGTGCTTGTGGAAACTATAGGAAAACACCTCTAA
- a CDS encoding chemotaxis protein CheW, which yields MPDIMPETINKNHQHQFAVPLAAVPLAAVPLEDILNDIDKELAGKASYGFNKNSSSSNTGCFKNSQYIKFILQDILMAFPLSAVLEIGSLPRITRLPNLPDWILGVSNIRGEIISIVDIKAFFNMSRPGIKRTQRLIIIHNMEIKIGILADKIMGIIFSEHIDKEIQNQIYKRTDCDPGSWTSYVSGGISLPDGLINIIDVNKLLSDPKMNAFGTD from the coding sequence GTGCCTGATATTATGCCTGAAACTATTAATAAAAATCATCAGCATCAATTTGCAGTTCCACTGGCTGCAGTTCCATTGGCTGCAGTTCCACTGGAAGATATTTTAAACGATATTGATAAAGAACTGGCAGGAAAAGCCAGTTATGGATTTAATAAGAACAGCTCCAGTTCTAATACAGGCTGTTTTAAAAACAGTCAGTATATAAAATTCATATTACAGGATATATTAATGGCTTTTCCCCTGTCTGCTGTTCTTGAAATAGGCAGCCTGCCTCGGATTACCAGGCTCCCCAATCTGCCTGACTGGATTCTTGGCGTAAGCAATATCAGGGGTGAAATTATTTCCATTGTTGACATAAAAGCATTTTTTAACATGTCGCGTCCCGGCATTAAACGTACCCAGCGCTTGATTATTATTCATAACATGGAAATAAAAATAGGTATTTTGGCAGATAAAATCATGGGAATTATTTTTTCTGAACACATTGATAAGGAAATTCAAAACCAGATTTATAAAAGAACGGATTGTGATCCAGGTTCCTGGACTTCTTATGTATCAGGAGGAATTTCACTTCCAGACGGGCTGATTAATATCATTGATGTAAATAAATTATTGTCTGATCCAAAAATGAATGCGTTTGGGACAGATTAG
- a CDS encoding IS1380 family transposase — MNKKTKKKLNKRKKKIEKRIERKNWDDQSSPMFAGSNIHYDIDGRNNGIACGGIGVIQMLAQKIGLTKEIDENLHILKRHLPYHDSDHILNIAYNILAGGTTLEDIDLQRNDDAFLNAIGAEIIPDPTTAGDFLRRFEKEDIIKLMDIKNKIRQRIWEQQSQNFKKEAVINVDGTICKTTGECKEGMDISYNGQWGYHPLVVSLANTREPLYIINRSGNVASHDDSAQWIDKALELVSGTFDKIYLRGDTDFSLTQNFDKWDKSCTFVFGIDAMPNLVKIAKNDIDHWELLEKEEKYEVKTKPRKRPKNVKQDVVKKRNFKKVITESEHVGEFSYQPVKCDKAYRIVVLKKQLKVVKGTKHLSDDIRYFFYIGNDWKKVPEQILKFYRKRADHENDIEQLKNGVKALHSPSNTFFANWAYMVIAALAWDLKSWYGLMQPYRPVGVQIIRMEFKRFVNTFINIPCIIIKTGRKICYNIIGYNTRLKLLLNFACKLRKFSFP; from the coding sequence GTGAATAAAAAAACAAAGAAAAAACTCAACAAGCGCAAGAAGAAAATTGAAAAAAGAATTGAGAGAAAGAACTGGGACGACCAATCTTCTCCCATGTTCGCAGGGTCTAATATACACTACGATATTGACGGGCGTAACAATGGTATTGCCTGTGGAGGTATCGGGGTTATCCAGATGCTTGCTCAAAAAATTGGATTGACGAAAGAGATTGATGAAAATCTCCATATTCTCAAACGTCATCTGCCCTACCATGATTCAGATCATATCCTTAATATTGCATACAACATACTTGCGGGAGGTACAACCCTTGAGGATATTGACCTGCAAAGAAATGACGATGCCTTTCTCAATGCAATAGGAGCAGAGATTATTCCCGACCCCACAACTGCCGGTGATTTTCTCAGGCGTTTTGAAAAAGAAGATATTATTAAGTTGATGGATATAAAAAATAAAATTCGTCAAAGAATCTGGGAGCAGCAGTCCCAAAATTTTAAAAAGGAAGCTGTTATTAATGTTGACGGGACAATATGCAAAACAACCGGTGAGTGTAAGGAAGGTATGGATATTTCCTACAACGGACAGTGGGGATACCATCCTCTTGTCGTATCATTGGCCAATACCAGGGAACCCCTTTATATTATTAATCGTTCAGGTAATGTCGCTTCTCATGATGATTCTGCACAATGGATTGATAAAGCTCTGGAACTTGTTTCAGGCACTTTTGATAAAATTTATCTTCGCGGAGATACGGATTTTAGCCTGACACAAAATTTTGATAAATGGGACAAAAGCTGTACATTTGTCTTTGGTATAGATGCTATGCCAAATCTGGTCAAAATTGCAAAAAATGATATAGACCACTGGGAATTGCTTGAAAAGGAAGAAAAATATGAAGTAAAAACAAAACCTCGCAAGCGTCCGAAAAATGTAAAGCAGGATGTTGTCAAGAAAAGAAATTTTAAAAAAGTCATAACTGAATCAGAACATGTTGGTGAATTTTCTTATCAACCTGTAAAGTGCGATAAGGCATATCGAATAGTTGTTTTAAAAAAGCAGTTAAAGGTAGTCAAAGGGACAAAGCATCTTAGCGATGATATCCGTTATTTTTTCTATATCGGAAATGATTGGAAAAAGGTGCCCGAACAAATTCTTAAATTTTATCGAAAACGAGCCGATCATGAAAATGATATAGAGCAATTGAAAAACGGTGTTAAAGCTCTTCATTCACCTTCAAACACATTTTTTGCCAATTGGGCGTATATGGTAATTGCTGCATTGGCATGGGACTTGAAATCCTGGTATGGATTGATGCAGCCTTACCGTCCGGTCGGTGTTCAAATTATACGCATGGAATTCAAACGTTTTGTTAATACCTTTATCAATATCCCATGTATTATAATAAAAACAGGCCGAAAGATTTGCTACAATATAATAGGCTATAACACACGCTTAAAACTACTGCTTAATTTTGCTTGCAAGCTGAGAAAATTCAGCTTTCCATAA
- the holA gene encoding DNA polymerase III subunit delta, with product MPEINYKELDKYLTDPGSKPYASVWLIYGEDLLCKKGFEHITNVLNSGDQKNLNHDIIDNDNVYDAVERVNTYSMFSGNRLVSLIDSKIFYGQEDKKLIEKTRQAFDAEQMEKAAKFLTSLLSLKNLSYDDIEKDRAANLKIDSEYLGDGKWLDSILEFCKDNNIPIKAVQDNTKDLQQAVEKGFPSGNFLIITADIVDKRRILYKAIKEKGVIVDCSVPKGNTRADKIAQNAMLNQQMQAVLSRHGKTMDITAYNALCDMTGFNLRTFENNLDKLVNYTGPRPNITIDDVRSVLKRTCNDPIYELTNAVSERNIEASLFYMDSLLSQGFYPLQILASIIKQARNLLLVKDFIESSAGKAWRTGTSYDQFQKNIMPAIQNRDQMLINQIDSWEQTLSANTSTDENNKNKKKSQVSTDLIIAKNPRSAYPIYLTVQKSEKYTKEKLVLIMEKLGQADIQLKTTGRNPRLVLEEAVFYICRNDL from the coding sequence ATGCCTGAAATTAATTACAAAGAACTGGATAAGTATCTGACAGACCCTGGCAGCAAACCATATGCTTCTGTCTGGCTGATCTATGGTGAAGATCTTTTATGTAAAAAAGGTTTTGAGCATATAACAAATGTATTAAACTCTGGAGATCAAAAAAATCTTAATCATGATATTATTGATAATGACAATGTATATGATGCTGTTGAACGGGTAAATACCTATTCAATGTTTTCAGGCAATAGACTGGTATCTCTTATTGATTCCAAAATATTTTATGGACAGGAAGATAAAAAACTGATTGAAAAAACAAGGCAGGCTTTTGATGCAGAACAAATGGAAAAAGCTGCAAAATTTTTAACATCACTTTTAAGCCTGAAAAATCTTTCCTATGATGACATTGAAAAAGACCGGGCAGCAAACCTGAAAATAGATTCAGAATATCTTGGAGACGGCAAATGGTTAGACTCAATCCTGGAATTCTGCAAAGATAACAATATACCCATAAAAGCAGTTCAGGATAATACAAAGGATTTACAGCAAGCTGTTGAAAAAGGATTTCCATCAGGAAATTTTCTCATAATTACGGCTGATATTGTTGACAAGCGCCGAATTCTTTATAAAGCAATTAAAGAAAAAGGTGTAATTGTTGATTGTTCAGTTCCAAAAGGAAATACCCGTGCAGATAAAATTGCACAAAATGCCATGCTGAACCAGCAGATGCAGGCAGTTCTTTCCAGGCATGGAAAAACTATGGATATAACAGCTTATAATGCCTTGTGTGATATGACAGGTTTTAATTTAAGAACCTTTGAAAATAACCTTGATAAACTAGTCAATTATACAGGCCCTCGCCCCAATATTACCATAGATGATGTAAGATCAGTATTAAAACGAACCTGCAATGACCCAATATATGAACTGACAAATGCTGTATCTGAACGAAATATAGAAGCATCATTATTTTATATGGATTCCCTTCTTTCTCAGGGATTTTATCCACTTCAAATACTTGCATCAATTATCAAACAGGCAAGAAACCTTCTTCTTGTTAAAGATTTTATTGAAAGTTCTGCTGGTAAAGCCTGGAGAACCGGGACTTCTTATGACCAGTTCCAGAAAAATATCATGCCTGCAATTCAAAACAGGGATCAGATGCTTATAAATCAAATAGATTCATGGGAACAAACTTTATCTGCAAACACAAGTACGGATGAGAATAACAAAAACAAAAAAAAATCCCAGGTGTCCACAGATTTAATTATTGCCAAAAACCCAAGAAGTGCTTATCCTATATATCTTACAGTACAGAAATCTGAAAAATACACAAAGGAAAAACTTGTACTTATAATGGAAAAACTGGGTCAGGCAGATATACAGCTTAAAACAACAGGCCGTAATCCAAGGCTGGTACTGGAAGAAGCTGTATTTTATATTTGCAGAAATGATTTATGA
- a CDS encoding Hpt domain-containing protein, whose translation MSGSPVNEIISGYIEEVRTYIPSLKQGVESLKENPEQKEVINELHRLVHTIKGASLMVGIPGLSNIALQMENALSEIIDKKFEFNNEAGKLMAFTISRIEKYCDDILEGQVDSHAILKELIPAYRRFLGRPESEDEKAVKAVLEQVPEFEGGAESSQFEDLTDLSQESEDEIYDLPDDIDLQDMDTFSEPVKEPEQPPDIIPELLDSFYEEAKEHMEDLDSSLNILESQVKTPVDMSQAQKEIIRKIRRSVHTVKGAAAVIGLSNISSWGHAMEDFLDWLYEDTQTISPEIIELLMESGDLLAAIIASPSDPHASKCEHLKKNILKYLVIKPVLLNRSLKHLKLMSIQMSIQMI comes from the coding sequence ATGTCCGGTTCACCTGTTAATGAGATTATAAGCGGATATATTGAAGAAGTGCGGACATATATCCCTTCTCTGAAACAGGGAGTGGAATCTTTAAAAGAAAATCCTGAACAAAAAGAGGTAATTAACGAACTCCACCGCCTTGTCCATACCATTAAAGGTGCATCTTTAATGGTTGGAATTCCAGGATTGAGCAATATTGCCCTGCAGATGGAAAATGCTCTTTCCGAGATTATAGATAAAAAATTTGAATTCAATAATGAAGCCGGTAAATTAATGGCTTTTACAATCAGCCGCATTGAAAAGTATTGTGATGATATACTTGAAGGCCAGGTTGATTCCCATGCCATACTTAAAGAATTAATTCCGGCATACAGACGTTTTCTTGGCAGGCCTGAATCAGAAGATGAAAAAGCAGTCAAAGCCGTACTTGAACAGGTTCCAGAGTTTGAGGGAGGTGCTGAAAGTTCTCAATTTGAAGATTTAACTGATTTATCTCAAGAATCAGAAGATGAAATATATGATTTACCTGATGATATAGACCTCCAGGATATGGATACTTTTTCTGAACCTGTCAAAGAGCCGGAACAGCCCCCTGATATTATACCTGAACTTCTGGACAGCTTTTATGAGGAAGCCAAAGAGCATATGGAGGATCTGGACAGTTCGTTAAATATCCTTGAATCCCAGGTTAAAACCCCTGTTGACATGTCCCAGGCACAAAAGGAAATTATCAGGAAAATACGCCGTTCTGTTCATACGGTAAAAGGAGCAGCAGCAGTTATTGGTCTTTCAAATATATCTTCCTGGGGTCATGCAATGGAGGATTTTCTTGACTGGCTTTATGAAGATACACAGACAATTTCTCCTGAAATTATTGAACTGCTTATGGAATCAGGAGATTTACTGGCAGCCATAATAGCCTCACCTTCAGATCCCCATGCCTCAAAATGCGAACATCTTAAAAAAAATATTCTAAAATACTTGGTGATAAAACCAGTACTCCTGAACCGCAGCTTGAAACACCTGAAATTGATGAGCATCCAGATGAGCATTCAGATGATTTAA
- a CDS encoding response regulator yields MKTILVVDDEKMILRLAADALESFGEGFEIKPALNGREAVQILNSSKVDLVLTDLKMPVMDGYELLSYLSKNFRNIPTIVMTGFGSPEIAKRLKQKGVIHYIEKPFEFDDLNPKQARLD; encoded by the coding sequence TTGAAGACTATCTTAGTCGTAGATGATGAAAAAATGATCCTGCGCCTTGCTGCTGATGCGCTGGAATCCTTTGGTGAAGGATTTGAAATAAAACCTGCTTTAAACGGCAGGGAAGCTGTTCAGATTCTCAACTCTTCAAAGGTTGACCTTGTTCTCACAGACCTTAAAATGCCAGTCATGGATGGATATGAGCTTCTGTCATATCTAAGTAAAAATTTTAGAAATATTCCTACAATTGTTATGACAGGATTTGGTTCCCCTGAAATAGCAAAACGCCTTAAACAAAAAGGTGTAATTCATTATATTGAAAAACCTTTTGAATTTGATGATTTAAACCCAAAACAAGCGCGTTTAGATTGA
- a CDS encoding universal stress protein, whose amino-acid sequence MEINKILWPTDFSKSAEKALQHVKSLTQKYQTEVHVLYVIEDTAHHEPWYGEFGQERVDKILEKANTTANQRLEQICNKYLEGCPLYIRHVAIGDPAREILNFIKKEKVDMVIMSTRGQQGLFPFGSVTEKVVKNSNVPVVTIPVRDDEI is encoded by the coding sequence ATGGAAATTAATAAAATTCTTTGGCCCACTGACTTTTCAAAAAGTGCTGAAAAAGCATTGCAGCATGTTAAATCACTTACTCAAAAATACCAGACAGAGGTTCATGTATTGTATGTTATTGAGGATACGGCCCACCATGAACCCTGGTATGGAGAATTTGGGCAGGAACGGGTTGATAAAATTCTTGAAAAAGCCAATACAACAGCAAATCAGCGTCTTGAACAAATATGCAATAAATATCTGGAAGGATGCCCTCTTTATATAAGGCATGTTGCAATCGGTGATCCTGCCAGGGAAATTCTGAATTTTATAAAAAAAGAAAAGGTTGATATGGTAATCATGTCAACCCGTGGTCAGCAAGGATTATTTCCTTTTGGAAGTGTTACAGAAAAGGTTGTAAAAAATTCAAATGTACCGGTAGTAACTATACCTGTAAGGGATGACGAGATATAA
- a CDS encoding class I tRNA ligase family protein: protein MLGNLSDFKPSEHSIPYESMSDIDKFALYSLSGLINKGKKAYDTYEFHVIYHAIHNYCTLDLSSFYLDILKDRLYTSPPDSIERRSAQTVMFLILDSMAKLLAPILPFTCEEVWTYMPLYQGKQDSIHMASLPDVNQQWKNEDLAGKWKLLLAVRGEVTRALEESRIKKQIGHPLDAFVTLCARDEVLDVLKSYADDLHTFFIVSKTEIAGDPPENAFISKEIDGLCIGVKPAPGKKCERCWIHDISVGTISDTPAICSRCKTQLEAIQ, encoded by the coding sequence ATGCTGGGCAATCTTTCAGATTTTAAACCATCAGAACATTCGATTCCCTATGAATCCATGTCAGATATTGATAAATTTGCCCTTTATTCTTTATCAGGACTTATAAATAAAGGGAAAAAAGCATATGATACCTATGAATTTCATGTTATCTATCATGCTATACATAATTACTGCACCCTGGATCTTTCTTCGTTTTACCTGGATATTCTAAAGGACCGGCTTTATACATCTCCTCCTGATTCAATTGAGCGGAGAAGTGCCCAGACAGTCATGTTTTTAATACTGGATTCAATGGCAAAACTTCTTGCGCCTATCCTGCCTTTTACATGTGAAGAGGTCTGGACATATATGCCTTTATACCAGGGAAAACAAGACAGTATCCATATGGCATCTTTACCTGATGTCAATCAGCAGTGGAAAAATGAAGACCTGGCAGGAAAATGGAAACTGCTTCTTGCAGTACGGGGTGAAGTAACCAGAGCACTTGAAGAATCAAGAATTAAAAAACAAATAGGCCATCCTCTGGATGCATTTGTAACCCTTTGTGCCAGGGATGAGGTATTGGATGTACTGAAATCTTATGCTGATGATCTTCATACATTTTTTATTGTTTCCAAAACCGAGATAGCCGGAGACCCCCCTGAAAATGCTTTTATAAGCAAGGAGATTGACGGGCTGTGCATAGGGGTTAAGCCTGCTCCAGGAAAAAAATGTGAAAGATGCTGGATACATGATATTTCGGTAGGCACAATTTCTGATACTCCCGCAATCTGCAGCCGATGCAAAACCCAGCTTGAGGCAATTCAATAA
- the lspA gene encoding signal peptidase II produces MEQIKTTASFDKGKYIKLILIAGTIVILDQITKYIILESMHLYESIQVIPGLFSITHIHNPGGAFGLFANQSPVVRKIVFLFMSSAAVCFVLWFYHNTPKSHPWLAGGLALIFGGAVGNLIDRFRFGKVVDFLDFYLGTAHWPAFNIADSAISIGVAIFVIHIFFNKMPE; encoded by the coding sequence ATGGAACAAATAAAAACAACTGCTTCCTTTGACAAAGGAAAATACATTAAATTGATCCTGATAGCAGGAACAATAGTAATTCTTGACCAGATTACAAAGTATATTATTCTGGAATCAATGCACCTTTACGAGTCAATACAAGTAATTCCCGGACTATTCAGCATAACCCATATCCATAATCCTGGAGGTGCTTTCGGGCTTTTTGCAAATCAAAGCCCTGTGGTCCGTAAAATAGTTTTTCTTTTCATGTCTTCAGCCGCAGTATGCTTTGTTCTCTGGTTTTACCATAACACCCCAAAATCTCATCCCTGGCTTGCAGGAGGACTTGCCCTGATATTCGGGGGCGCTGTCGGTAATCTTATAGACAGGTTTCGGTTTGGAAAGGTTGTTGATTTTCTTGATTTTTACCTGGGAACAGCACATTGGCCTGCTTTTAATATTGCAGACAGTGCCATATCAATAGGCGTTGCCATATTTGTAATTCACATTTTTTTTAACAAGATGCCTGAATAA